TCGCCATCCACGGGGCAATTTTGGGGGGGGCAGTAGCTCTGTTGTTATTTGCCTGGCGCTACCGCCTCAACTGGGTAACTTTGGCAGATGGCATTGCTCCGGCTTTGGTATTAGGACAGGCGATCGGTCGTTGGGGTAACTTTTTTAACTCAGAAGCCTTTGGTGCACCCACAAACTTACCCTGGAAGTTGTACATTGCCCCGCCCCATCGTCCCCCTGAGTACGCCGACTATGAATATTTTCATCCTACATTTTTGTATGAATCTCTTTGGAATATTGGTGTATTTGTCCTATTATTGATTGTGTTAACAAAATATCCCCGTGCCAAAGACGGTACACTAGCACTTTTGTATTTGGTTTTCTACAGTCTTGGTCGCATTTGGATCGAGGGTTTGCGAACTGATAGCTTGATGTTAGGGAATTTCAGAATTGCCCAACTAGTCAGTTTAGTAGCGATCGTGGGGGGGATAGTGGGATTATACAGGCTGTACGGTGGGATGAGGCTGTTACAACGTGCTCAAAGTTAAGCCCCCTTTAGCAATAGTAGAAACTGCCTTTATGGCAAGTACAACAGCAATGTTGTTTTTAATTAACTACTACTTTCCTGTCGGTCCCCTGTTGCGGATGTTTTTCCCTACGCCTATCGCTTTGATTTTCCTGCGGTGGGGATACAAGGCGGCGTGGAAATGTGTGATTGTCGCTGTTTTGTTGTTGACTTTGCTGATGGGACCAACACGGAGTATTCAATTTTTTATCCCCCATGCCTTCGTTGGTTTGTTTTTGGGCTATAGCTGGAAACGGGGTTTGCCCTGGGCAGTCACATTGTCGATCGGTTCTCTGCTCAACACCCTAGGAGTTTTCTTTCAAGCGGCATTGATTTCTGTCCTGGTGCAGGAAAACGTCTGGCTTTACTTCA
This region of Pseudanabaenaceae cyanobacterium SKYG29 genomic DNA includes:
- the lgt gene encoding prolipoprotein diacylglyceryl transferase is translated as MVFTSPGPILFSWGGFTIRWYGFLIALALIVGTWVCQRVVQVRFSQKWGREWLVVVGQTNLWRNYWLTVIPQRCKYWQQIADRVGDLVFWLVAGALPGARAYYVAFKWDIYQDVWSTVNFLGINLTVPAAVAIWEGGIAIHGAILGGAVALLLFAWRYRLNWVTLADGIAPALVLGQAIGRWGNFFNSEAFGAPTNLPWKLYIAPPHRPPEYADYEYFHPTFLYESLWNIGVFVLLLIVLTKYPRAKDGTLALLYLVFYSLGRIWIEGLRTDSLMLGNFRIAQLVSLVAIVGGIVGLYRLYGGMRLLQRAQS
- a CDS encoding DUF2232 domain-containing protein, giving the protein MASTTAMLFLINYYFPVGPLLRMFFPTPIALIFLRWGYKAAWKCVIVAVLLLTLLMGPTRSIQFFIPHAFVGLFLGYSWKRGLPWAVTLSIGSLLNTLGVFFQAALISVLVQENVWLYFIIQITQLLTNILQFFGIINPPGFWAVQTFAVFSIICANFFYQCLIHVGAWLLLDRLGTPIPSPPRWVENLFL